In Callithrix jacchus isolate 240 chromosome 18, calJac240_pri, whole genome shotgun sequence, one DNA window encodes the following:
- the ETV3 gene encoding ETS translocation variant 3, with product MKAGCSMVEKPEGGGGYQFPDWAYKTESSPGSRQIQLWHFILELLQKEEFRHVIAWQQGEYGEFVIKDPDEVARLWGRRKCKPQMNYDKLSRALRYYYNKRILHKTKGKRFTYKFNFNKLVMPNYPFINIRSSGVVPQSAPPVPTASSRFHFPPLDTHSPTSDVQPGRFSAGSLTASGQESSNGTDRKAELSELEDGSAADWRRGVDLMSSRNAVGGGGISHQKRKPDIMLPLFARPGMYPDPHSPFAVSPIPGRGGVLNVPISPALSLTPTIFSYSPSPGLSPFTSSSCFSFNPEEMKHYLHSQACSVFNYHLSPRTFPRYPGLMVPPLQCQMHPEESTQFSIKLQPPPVGRKNRERVESSEESTPVTVPTMAPTPPRIKVEPASEKDAESLRQSAREKEEHTPEEGAVPSRTVEEKGTIFARPAAPPIWPSVPISTPSEEPLEVSEDSEDRPGKEPSAPEKKEDALMPPKLRLKRRWNDDPEARELSKSGKFLWNGSGPQGLATAAADA from the exons ATGAAAGCCGGCTGTAGCATGGTGGAAAAGCCagaaggaggtggag GGTATCAGTTCCCTGACTGGGCCTACAAAACAGAGTCATCCCCAGGCTCCCGGCAGATTCAGCTGTGGCACTTCATCCTGGAGCTGCTGCAGAAGGAAGAGTTCCGCCATGTCATCGCCTGGCAGCAGGGAGAGTACGGAGAATTTGTCATCAAGGATCCAGATGAGGTGGCCCGCCTCTGGGGCCGCAGGAAATGCAAACCACAGATGAATTATGACAAGCTGAGCCGGGCCCTCAG ATACTATTACAACAAGAGGATCCTTcataaaacaaaagggaaaaggtTTACCTATAAATTTAACTTCAACAAGCTGGTGATGCCCAACTACCCATTCATCAATATTCGGTCAAGTG GTGTGGTTCCTCAGAGTGCGCCACCAGTGCCCACAGCCTCTTCTCGGTTCCATTTCCCACCTCTGGACACCCATTCTCCAACCAGTGATGTGCAGCCGGGGCGGTTCTCTGCTGGCTCCCTAACTGCTTCTGGCCAGGAGTCCAGTAATGGTACTGATAGAAAGGCCGAGCTTTCAGAGCTAGAGGATGGCTCAGCTGCTGACTGGCGCCGAGGCGTGGATCTCATGTCCTCCAGGAATGCCGTTGGTGGAGGAGGGATTAGCCATCAGAAACGCAAGCCTGACATAATGCTTCCTCTGTTTGCTAGGCCAGGGATGTACCCTGACCCCCACAGTCCCTTCGCTGTCTCTCCAATCCCTGGCCGTGGAGGTGTCCTTAATGTCCCCATTTCACCAGCTCTCTCCCTGACTCCCACCATCTTCTCCTATAGCCCATCACCAGGCCTGAGCCCTTTTACCAGCAGCAGCTGTTTCTCCTTCAACCCTGAGGAAATGAAACACTACCTTCATTCTCAAGCTTGCTCTGTGTTCAACTACCATCTGAGTCCTCGGACTTTTCCCCGTTACCCAGGGCTCATGGTTCCGCCATTGCAGTGCCAAATGCATCCTGAAGAGTCAACTCAGTTCTCCATCAAGCTGCAGCCCCCACCAGTTGGGCGGAAGAACCGGGAGAGGGTTGAGAGCAGCGAGGAGTCAACACCAGTTACTGTGCCCACCATGGCTCCTACTCCCCCAAGAATCAAGGTGGAACCTGCCTCTGAAAAGGATGCTGAGAGCCTCAGGCAGTCCGCACGAGAGAAAGAGGAGCACACTCCAGAAGAGGGCGCTGTGCCAAGCAGGACCGTTGAGGAAAAAGGCACCATCTTTGCCCGCCCTGCTGCACCACCCATCTGGCCCTCTGTGCCTATTAGCACCCCAAGTGAAGAACCTCTGGAGGTGAGTGAAGACAGTGAGGACAGGCCTGGCAAAGAGCCCAGTGCACCTGAGAAGAAAGAAGATGCCCTGATGCCCCCCAAGCTTCGGTTGAAGCGGCGCTGGAATGATGACCCTGAAGCCCGAGAGCTGAGCAAGAGCGGCAAGTTCCTATGGAATGGGTCAGGACCCCAGGGCTTGGCAACAGCAGCTGCTGATGCTTAG